The Bicyclus anynana chromosome Z, ilBicAnyn1.1, whole genome shotgun sequence genome window below encodes:
- the LOC112045838 gene encoding titin homolog, whose protein sequence is MEIEVPLRDIVTDEYTSIVFECKVSDCSRRCISYKWYKDGKQIEATRRIKISYDGKWHRLEITSVITQDYGIYIILLNNNGKEIFSKANLYVREIKDMQNNDVIYISPKSWCFNASRHLRCTKVLVGNIIELEATFNAESSDEYVWYKSNRPLLPNERTIVLNDKKTTTLSILCAKETDTGIYHVVCNSEYGIASSFANVIVLNTDLDTINSSEVVPSIDEPLQEELEINEGEDVRLMCKITYDVNTVIHWCKNGITLEKQDNKVTEYYNNRYTCLRIKSASVKDGGEYSILMRDEITGHTDTSSCFLTVNHSQPDKLSSVKLRTPLLPVVTCIGSKLSLTCSFFLDDPKFYYVVWYIGHYRVERTNHRFNVVSSGGDFFLFIKQIKPGMAGEVTCELRKSLPNRTSVLINCTSTVLTIVPPAVLNNITKLNMTSKNNIYCNGNFKINIPFKNKKHALNGIQKPILSTNDTNICREELVITYCRLDDDNFYFEITNNENEESNPDYSITIYENCTNEKHPTSKVVIMEWFNTMEKNTDVNEPKLKWYKIEYGKVRDHFVEAGVSSLAMLEIKDPPLEQIIKFRISVTDSKHQADESRVCIMPAIEDSYRMNKQCEIKPMEEFNLIFTKTGDLIGCGAFGSVVLVCDKVGEFYAAKILKTRTQKKRDTAMREYELLKILRHPKLVELHSAFTAKESFILVMDYLWGGELFDRIVEEEHIKELDVVPYVRQICEALQYLHSNKIVHLDLKPENIICLSPNSRQVKIIDFGLARVLDATHVRAIYGTRDYVAPEVLNFEQLTLACDMWSLGVVTYMLLSGVMPFSGDSWPERSANITKANYNYHESAFKDISDLAKNFVDHLLILQPERRMTAGDALNHRWIIEGPPKGAKSAYMKRTRQNLKSYLANNRARWQRAGNVMIAAHRLRNAGSQRNTLDADRVSPSPTRV, encoded by the exons ATGGAAATAGAAGTGCCCTTACGTGATATTGTGACTGATGAATACACATCTATTGTCTTTGAATGTAAAGTAAGTGACTGCTCTAGAAGGTGTATCTCATATAAATGGTATAAAGATGGAAAACAAATAGAAGCAACACGTAGAATTAAAATAAGCTACGACGGAAAATGGCATAGGTTAGAGATAACGTCGGTTATTACACAGGATTATggaatatacattattttattaaataataatgggaaagaaatattttctaaagCAAATCTATATGTCAGAGAGATAAAAGACATGCAAAATAATGATGTAATTTATATTAGTCCAAAGTCATGGTGTTTTAATGCTTCAAGGCATTTGAGGTGCACAAAAGTATTAGTAGGCAATATCATAGAGTTAGAAGCAACATTTAACGCCGAGTCCTCAGATGAATATGTTTGGTATAAGAGTAATCGACCATTACTACCAAATGAACGTACTATTgtattaaatgataaaaaaactacGACACTTTCTATATTGTGTGCCAAAGAGACAGATACTGGTATTTATCATGTGGTATGTAATTCAGAATATGGTATCGCATCAAGTTTTGCAAATGTGATTGTCTTGAATACAGACCTCGATACAATAAACAGTAGTGAAGTTGTCCCAAGTATAGATGAGCCATTGCAAGAGGAACTCGAAATTAATGAAGGAGAGGACGTACGACTTATGTGCAAAATCACGTATGATGTAAACACCGTAATACATTGGTGTAAGAATGGAATAACTCTTGAAAAACAAGATAATAAAGTCacagaatattataataatagatacaCTTGTTTGAGAATAAAGAGTGCTTCCGTGAAAGACGGTGGCGAGTATTCCATACTAATGAGAGATGAAATAACTGGTCATACAGATACATCAAGCTGTTTTTTAACTGTAAACC ATTCTCAACCAGACAAATTAAGTTCAGTTAAATTGAGAACACCTTTATTGCCAGTTGTAACATGTATCGGATCTAAATTATCATTAACTTGTAGTTTCTTTTTGGATGATCCaaaattttattacgttgttTGGTACATTGGTCATTACAGGGTAGAACGGACAAACCACCGATTTAAC GTAGTGAGCAGTGGTGgagattttttcttatttatcaaacaaataaaacctgGAATGGCAGGTGAAGTCACATGCGAACTTCGAAAATCGTTACCCAATAGAACatcagttttaattaattgcacATCAACAGTATTAACTATAGTGCCGCCtgcagttttaaataatataacaaaattaaatatgacttCGAAGAACAACATTTACTGCaatggaaattttaaaattaatattcctTTTAAAAACAAGAAGCACGCTTTAAATGGAATTCAAAAACCCATA CTTTCTACAAACGACACGAATATTTGCAGAGAAGAACTGGTGATCACATATTGCAG GCtagatgatgacaatttttattttgaaattactaaTAATGAAAATGAAGAAAGCAACCCTGATTATAGTATAACTATCTACGAAAATTGTACTAATGAGAAACATCCAACATCAAAAGTTGTTATTATGGAATG GTTTAACACAATGGAAAAAAACACCGATGTAAACGAACCTAAGCTAAAATGGTACAAAATTGAATACGGAAAAGTACGTGATCATTTTGTAGAAGCAGGAGTTTCAAGTTTAGCTATGCTAGAGATAAAGGATCCTCCGTtagaacaaattataaaatttcgtatAAGTGTAACAGATTCGAAACACCAGGCTGATGAATCAAGAGTTTGTATAA TGCCAGCCATTGAAGACTCTTATAGAATGAACAAACAATGTGAAATTAAACCTATggaagaatttaatttaatctttacGAAAACAGGCGATTTAATTGGTTGTGGCGCATTTGGAAGTGTAGTTCTTGTTTGTGATAAAGTAGGAGAATTTTATGCTGCAAAGATTTTGAAGACTAGAACCCAAAAAAAGAGAGACACTGCTATGAGGGAGTACGaattgttgaaaattttaagACATCCAAAACTAGTAGAACTTCACAGTGCATTCACAGCAAAGGAATCCTTTATCTTAGTTATGGATTA CCTTTGGGGCGGCGAATTATTCGACAGAATAGTTGAAGAGGAACACATCAAGGAACTCGACGTAGTACCCTACGTTAGGCAAATCTGCGAGGCTTTGCAATATTTGCACAGTAACAAAATTGTTCATTTAGATTTAAAGCCAGAGAATATTATCTGCCTGAGTCCGAATTCTCGACAAGTGAAAATTATAGATTTTGGTCTAGCCAGAGTTTTAGACGCTACCCATGTGAGAGCTATATATGGAACTCGGGATTACGTTGCACCGGAAGTATTAAATTTTGAGCAGCTGACTTTAGCCTGTGACATGTGGAGTTTAGGGGTGGTTACTTACATGCT ACTGTCAGGAGTAATGCCTTTTAGTGGAGACAGTTGGCCTGAACGATCAGCAAACATTACAAAGGCGAACTATAACTACCATGAATCAGCATTTAAAGATATATCAGACTTGGCCAAAAACTTTGTTGATCACCTTCTCATACTTCAACCCGAGAGACGTATGACGGCAGGCGACGCCCTGAACCATAGATGGATAATAGAAGGCCCACCTAAAGGTGCAAAATCAGCATATATGAAGCGAACGAGGCAAAACCTGAAATCATATCTAGCTAATAATAGAGCTAGATGGcaa AGAGCAGGCAATGTAATGATAGCGGCACATCGTCTACGTAACGCGGGCAGTCAGAGGAACACACTGGACGCTGACCGAGTTTCACCTAGCCCGACTAGAGTCTAG
- the LOC112045839 gene encoding KIF-binding protein-like, with protein sequence MDALTKISRVFDNVKQVVKEKNSSTRLQSLKKDILLIQSELLVLGKENHGLHIRSLAMEGYLALLSAKIMPLSLSEKKNILTVAFEKLKQHAQCEETLFVFLRIQNLLCYFLIQLDEINRAKYILENVEEMYDDISNSKAHMFIDAEDLFVPEPVSNIKRMSSEKIDKLITNNVQMLAFLYNKLNLPQKYTLYSHTALRRQLEMKEGTPQEWAMRTARLGNYFSYLNQLGNARHHLCAAYHILRTCHDNCKLIPEEFVLQKADFEMHFLELSHHWVKYGLTLFKLSRKKILNSVFSGPSGASATDLWNTVDFVNESLVDTDNNSQKENSKDSGSEKYEKGDCLTEKVYIFPSLDLTDIERKVPLEIITNSIEARKLFSFTHKWLKRAEHYYDFEHHSSHYISCSLQLAELYEHLAFFEKNIDNQYTVQKRRADVLETLNSLLKNCDNVMSIQIDVIKELSQVQLELMALNLQKLWREESQTNILNVDNDTDSIIHSLNSESNKTLTEKTLNTSSKNIFLRKMEATTSINGKLFRLSGQIDPGTPSELSFDYGILGN encoded by the coding sequence ATGGATGCATTAACCAAAATAAGCAGGGTTTTTGATAATGTGAAACAAGTTGTCAAGGAGAAGAATTCATCTACTCGTCTTCAAAGTCTCAAAAAAGATATATTACTTATACAGTCGGAACTCCTAGTGTTAGGAAAGGAAAATCATGGTTTACATATTAGGTCACTGGCAATGGAAGGGTATCTTGCTCTACTTTCTGCTAAGATAATGCCCTTATCTCTCTCTGAGAAGAAGAATATATTGACTGTTGCATTCGAGAAACTTAAACAACACGCACAATGCGAGGAAACCTTATTCGTTTTTCTTAGAATACAGAACTTACTGTGTTATTTTCTAATACAACTCGATGAAATTAATCGAGCAAAATACATTCTTGAAAATGTTGAGGAAATGTACGATGATATAAGTAATTCTAAAGCGCATATGTTCATAGATGCTGAAGATTTGTTTGTACCTGAACCAGTTAGTAACATAAAGAGAATGAGTTCAGAGAAAATAGACAAATTGATAACAAATAATGTACAAATGTTAGCCttcttgtataataaattaaatctacCCCAAAAATATACATTGTATAGTCATACAGCATTGAGAAGGCAATTGGAGATGAAAGAAGGCACTCCGCAAGAATGGGCTATGCGTACTGCGAGGCTAGGCAATTATTTCTCTTATCTTAACCAACTTGGAAACGCGCGGCATCATTTGTGTGCGGCTTACCACATTTTGCGTACTTGTCATGACAATTGTAAACTCATACCAGAAGAATTCGTCCTTCAAAAGGCAGACTTTGAGATGCATTTCTTAGAGCTTAGTCATCATTGGGTTAAATATGGGCTCACTCTGTTTAAATtatcaagaaaaaaaattttgaacagCGTTTTTTCAGGACCTTCTGGTGCCTCTGCGACTGACTTGTGGAATACTGTCGATTTTGTAAATGAGAGTCTCGTTGACACCGATAATAATAGTCAAAAAGAAAACAGTAAGGATTCTGGATCAGAAAAATACGAAAAGGGGGATTGCTTAACggaaaaagtttatatttttcctTCTTTAGACCTCACCGATATTGAGAGAAAGGTTCCATTGGAAATTATAACCAATTCGATTGAAGCACGAAAACTGTTTTCTTTTACCCACAAATGGTTGAAGCGTGCGGAACACTATTATGATTTTGAACATCATTCGTCTCATTATATATCTTGCTCGCTGCAGCTCGCTGAACTGTATGAACATCTTGCTTTTTTTGAAAAGAATATTGACAATCAATATACCGTTCAAAAAAGAAGGGCTGATGTCTTGGAGACActaaattcattattaaaaaattgcgacAACGTTATGTCAATACAAATAGATGTTATAAAAGAGCTCTCTCAAGTTCAATTAGAACTGATGGCACTAAATTTGCAAAAATTGTGGCGTGAAGAATCGCAAACTAACATATTGAATGTAGACAACGATACAGATTCTATAATACATTCCCTTAACTCTGAATCAAATAAAACCTTAACAGAAAAGACATTAAATACGAgttcaaaaaacatttttctgcGCAAAATGGAAGCCACTACGTCCATCAATGGTAAATTGTTTCGGCTCAGCGGACAGATAGATCCGGGAACTCCATCAGAGTTAAGTTTTGATTACGGAATACTGGGAAATTAA
- the LOC112045840 gene encoding solute carrier family 35 member C2: protein MPGAKYEQLSLKNDAEEDVFTSKPKGKWSDICFQKGLLSLGLILLYFSLSIGLTFYQRWLLKEFHYPLTVVMYHLVVKWILSVLVRLVLYIITGTPQLMLPFITCLRSVGPTGLASGIDVGFSNWGLELVTISLYTMTKSTTIIFILGFAILLGLEKKSWSLVGIVLMIAAGLIMFTYKATQFNLLGFNFLLLASFAAGLRWTFAQLLMQKSKLGLHNPVDMVFHVQPWMFLSLLPFMIMFEGFKCIDYILKLPQEEMMPTILKVSVGATIAFAMEISEFLVVTYTSSLTLSIAGIFKEMCILVLAVEVSGDQLSLINVVGLAVCLLGIIGHIVHKVLFIKSVAGTVHAIDFDDTMPRPRLKSKGEHNEPLLDAKKWQNAGSEESDFDSNVVLFEVLQRRDGR from the exons ATGCCAGGCGCAAAATACGAACAGCTGTCGTTAAAAAATGATGCCGAAGAAGATGTATTTACTAGTAAACCGAAAGGAAAATGGTCAGATATATGTTTTCAAAAAGGTCTTCTTTCATTAGGCTTAATACTGCTATATTTCTCTTTATCTATTGGGCTCACTTTCTACCAAAGATGGCTCTTAAAg GAGTTTCACTACCCTTTGACGGTGGTAATGTACCACTTGGTTGTAAAATGGATTCTTTCAGTTCTAGTCCGGTTGGTACTTTATATAATAACTGGGACACCACAGCTAATGTTGCCATTTATAACATGTTTGCGATCTGTGGGCCCTACTGGTCTCGCTAGTGGGATAGATGTAGGATTTTCCAACTGGGGACTAGAACTTGTGACAATATCTCTCTACACTATGACAAAGTCTACGaccattatttttattcttggaTTTGCTATACTTCTTGGACTTGAAAAGAAG TCATGGTCCTTGGTCGGCATTGTCCTCATGATAGCAGCTGGATTGATCATGTTTACATACAAAGCAACACAGTTTAATCTACTTGGCTTCAACTTCCTGCTGCTTGCATCGTTTGCTGCTGGTCTTCGATGGACATTTGCCCAACTGTTGATGCAAAAATCGAAATTGGGTCTGCATAACCCAGTTGACATGGTCTTTCATGTACAACCTTGGATGTTTCTGTCATTGTTGCCTTTCATGATAATGTTTGAAG GATTTAAGTGTATTGATTATATACTGAAACTTCCACAAGAAGAGATGATGCCGACGATACTTAAGGTGTCTGTTGGGGCAACCATTGCTTTCGCTATGGAGATAAGCGAGTTCTTAGTCGTTACTTACACGTCTAGTCTCACATTATCCATCGCAGGTATATTTAAG GAAATGTGCATTCTGGTGCTGGCAGTGGAGGTTAGCGGCGATCAACTTAGCCTCATCAACGTAGTGGGCCTGGCTGTGTGTTTGTTGGGTATCATCGGGCACATTGTGCATAAGGTTCTGTTCATCAAGTCGGTAGCTGGAACAGTACATGCGATTGACTTTGACGATACTATGCCCAGACCACGCCTAAAATCCAAG GGAGAACATAATGAGCCATTGCTAGACGCTAAAAAATGGCAGAATGCTGGCAGTGAAGAAAGCGATTTCGATTCTAATGTTGTGTTATTCGAAGTGTTGCAAAGGAGGGACGGAAGATAA